In a single window of the Blastopirellula retiformator genome:
- a CDS encoding FeoA family protein produces MKTLSTLQVGDRVTVSSIEGDDDISVRLLEMGLVPGVELTVVGYAPLGDPIEIELIGYRLSLRKSEASRVVIAD; encoded by the coding sequence ATGAAGACTCTTTCCACGCTCCAAGTGGGAGATCGCGTCACCGTCAGTTCGATTGAAGGGGACGACGACATCTCGGTCCGCTTGCTCGAAATGGGACTGGTGCCCGGCGTCGAACTGACGGTCGTCGGCTACGCTCCGCTGGGCGATCCGATTGAGATCGAACTGATCGGCTATCGGTTGTCGCTGCGAAAATCTGAAGCGTCGCGCGTCGTCATCGCCGACTAA